A genomic region of Paroedura picta isolate Pp20150507F chromosome 4, Ppicta_v3.0, whole genome shotgun sequence contains the following coding sequences:
- the AVPR1B gene encoding vasopressin V1b receptor, translating into MERNSTYHNYLVVGSLLANIEEGDPNQTALHTRDEDLAKAEIGVLAAILAVTMVGNLGVLLAMYRLRKKMTRMHLFILHLGLTDLGVALFQVLPQMIWEVTYRFQGPDPLCRAVKYLQVLSMFASTYMLIAMTIDRYMAVCHPLRTLQQSSCQAYLMIGMTWLLSCLLSLPQIFIFSMQEVRQGSGVLDCWADFKYSWGAKAYITWITLCVFVLPVAILTICYSLICDKICKNLRGKTRSYHPCASAISHGTPAPKGAGCHPGSRVSSVHTISRAKIRTVKMTFVIVLAYVACWAPFFGVQMWSVWDNNAPNDESSNVSFTITMLLGSLSSCCNPWIYMFFSGHLLHDIRRYFSCCGSLQSNLKRQLSNGSLCSRKTTILIHPPQSTLAAPSDIGIQVQLGSLKDLCQPYDNIVTESVL; encoded by the exons ATGGAGAGGAACAGCACCTACCATAACTACTTAGTGGTTGGCTCTCTGTTAGCAAACATCGAGGAAGGAGATCCCAACCAGACTGCCCTCCACACGCGGGATGAAGACCTTGCAAAGGCTGAGATTGGGGTCTTGGCTGCTATCTTGGCAGTGACCATGGTGGGAAACCTGGGAGTGCTGCTAGCCATGTACCGGCTGAGGAAGAAGATGACCCGCATGCATCTTTTCATCCTGCACCTTGGTCTGACCGACCTGGGTGTAGCACTCTTCCAGGTACTTCCCCAAATGATTTGGGAAGTGACTTACCGTTTCCAGGGGCCAGATCCTCTTTGCAGGGCTGTCAAATACTTGCAGGTGCTGAGCATGTTTGCTTCCACCTACATGCTCATTGCCATGACCATAGACCGATACATGGCCGTGTGCCACCCGTTGCGTACCCTGCAGCAGTCCAGCTGCCAGGCTTACCTGATGATTGGGATGACTTGGTTACTCAGCTGCCTGCTCAGCTTGCCACAGATCTTCATCTTTTCAATGCAGGAGGTCCGCCAAGGCTCCGGTGTGCTAGATTGTTGGGCCGATTTCAAATACTCTTGGGGAGCCAAGGCCTACATCACGTGGATCACCTTATGTGTCTTTGTGCTTCCTGTGGCCATTCTAACCATTTGCTACAGCCTGATCTGCGACAAGATCTGCAAGAATCTTCGAGGAAAGACTCGGAGTTACCATCCCTGTGCTTCTGCCATTTCCCATGGCACTCCAGCTCCAAAGGGGGCAGGGTGTCATCCTGGCTCCCGGGTGAGTAGCGTGCACACCATCTCACGTGCCAAGATCCGAACGGTGAAGATGACCTTTGTCATAGTCCTGGCTTACGTTGCCTGCTGGGCACCCTTCTTCGGTGTACAGATGTGGTCAGTGTGGGACAACAATGCACCGAATGATG AGTCCAGCAATGTGAGTTTTACCATTACCATGTTGCTGGGTAGCCTCAGCAGCTGCTGCAATCCTTGGATTTACATGTTCTTCAGTGGACATCTCCTTCATGACATCCGACGCTATTTTTCCTGCTGTGGGAGCCTCCAGTCCAATCTCAAGAGGCAGCTCTCCAATGGGAGCCTCTGCAGCCGGAAAACCACTATCTTGATTCACCCTCCCCAGAGCACCCTTGCTGCTCCTTCAGACATTGGGATCCAGGTGCAGCTGGGGAGCCTGAAAGATCTCTGCCAGCCTTATGACAACATTGTGACTGAATCAGTACTGTAG